The following coding sequences lie in one Thermomicrobium sp. 4228-Ro genomic window:
- a CDS encoding ABC transporter substrate-binding protein — protein MDPRRPEDALGLLLAARSGRLTRRQVLSRGLALGLSTSTIMALLSACGGGGGEATPTAAPAATPQPGQTPTGERRESQNREFVALFFGGVPDLDPQSAYDNQASALFLACYEMLIRLKGESTFDYQPMLAREWSHNEDFTEFTFKLPANAVFHDGSPCDADAVKRSFTRFLKMGRGPVNVISRFVEDPDQQIQVVDSTTIKFVMTKPQPLFLAAMASEYGPLVVSPKAWDEHKTADDEFAHDWFSQNIVGTGPYKPVELLQQERFVFERFENYHSEAPFFDRIIMRVVPEDATRRQLMESGEAHGCAYINPEDLLAMKQNPNLQVVEYDTTEVDWIRMNYALLNAKARQGFCYAWPYQEVIEKVLRGYAKPINGPIADTVIGYDPSIPTYTTDLQKAKQLLTEAGIKEGDTFTYMYSSGDQTDAAMAQLFQANLAQIGIRLELQQVERAALLELAYGDTPPEQRPHFMSGGWWPDYNDSWNQIYPNYHSDSVGSKGSNAMFYRNPEVDRLMNQLKDAATEDEIRRLTGQIVKILTWDDPAAIFYAQIKKATVLQKDIRGYVPNPIYINSYNFWAMWREAM, from the coding sequence ATGGACCCACGACGACCGGAAGATGCGCTCGGACTGCTCCTGGCCGCTCGGAGCGGCCGGCTCACCCGTCGGCAGGTCCTCAGCCGGGGACTCGCCCTGGGACTCTCCACGTCGACGATCATGGCGCTCCTCTCCGCTTGTGGTGGCGGTGGTGGCGAGGCCACCCCGACCGCAGCTCCAGCCGCAACGCCCCAGCCTGGCCAGACGCCGACCGGTGAACGGCGCGAATCGCAGAACCGGGAGTTCGTTGCGCTCTTCTTCGGCGGCGTTCCCGACCTCGACCCACAGTCGGCCTATGACAACCAGGCCTCGGCACTGTTCCTCGCCTGTTACGAGATGCTCATCCGGCTCAAGGGCGAATCGACGTTCGACTACCAGCCGATGCTGGCCCGCGAGTGGTCGCACAACGAGGACTTCACCGAGTTCACCTTCAAGCTCCCAGCAAATGCCGTGTTCCACGACGGATCGCCCTGCGATGCCGATGCCGTCAAGCGCTCCTTCACGCGCTTCCTGAAGATGGGCCGCGGGCCGGTCAACGTCATCTCTCGCTTCGTGGAAGATCCGGACCAGCAGATCCAGGTCGTCGATTCCACGACGATCAAGTTCGTCATGACCAAGCCGCAGCCCCTGTTCCTCGCTGCCATGGCGTCCGAGTACGGCCCGCTGGTGGTCTCGCCGAAGGCGTGGGACGAGCACAAGACGGCCGACGACGAGTTCGCGCACGACTGGTTCAGCCAGAACATCGTCGGCACGGGCCCCTACAAGCCGGTCGAACTCTTGCAGCAGGAACGGTTCGTCTTCGAGCGCTTCGAGAACTACCACAGCGAGGCACCCTTCTTCGACCGGATCATCATGCGGGTCGTCCCGGAGGATGCGACCCGCCGCCAACTGATGGAATCCGGCGAGGCGCACGGCTGCGCCTACATCAACCCGGAAGACCTGCTGGCGATGAAGCAGAATCCGAACCTCCAGGTCGTCGAGTACGACACGACCGAGGTCGACTGGATCCGGATGAACTACGCGCTCCTGAACGCCAAGGCGCGGCAGGGTTTCTGCTACGCCTGGCCGTACCAGGAAGTCATCGAGAAGGTCCTGCGCGGCTATGCCAAGCCGATCAACGGACCGATCGCCGACACGGTCATCGGCTATGACCCGTCGATTCCCACCTACACGACCGACCTCCAGAAAGCCAAGCAACTCCTCACTGAGGCTGGGATCAAGGAAGGCGATACCTTCACCTACATGTACTCGAGCGGTGACCAGACGGATGCCGCGATGGCGCAACTCTTCCAGGCCAACCTGGCCCAGATCGGCATCCGCCTGGAACTCCAGCAGGTCGAGCGGGCAGCGCTGCTCGAGCTCGCCTACGGTGATACGCCACCGGAGCAACGCCCGCACTTCATGTCGGGTGGCTGGTGGCCGGACTACAACGACTCCTGGAACCAGATCTATCCGAACTACCACTCCGATTCGGTCGGATCCAAGGGATCGAACGCGATGTTCTACCGGAACCCGGAAGTCGACCGGTTGATGAACCAGCTCAAGGATGCCGCGACTGAAGACGAGATCCGTCGTCTCACCGGACAGATCGTCAAGATCCTGACCTGGGACGACCCGGCAGCGATCTTCTACGCGCAGATCAAGAAGGCGACGGTGCTGCAGAAGGACATCCGTGGCTACGTGCCCAACCCGATCTACATCAACAGCTACAACTTCTGGGCCATGTGGCGCGAGGCGATGTAG
- the nikC gene encoding nickel transporter permease, with protein sequence MERTTVAPTRTIRIAGERPARRRTAFGAVREFLAQSPLNVIGVVLIGIFLFLVVFGSALAPHDPVQPNIVVKLQPPSSTYWFGTDELGRDVLSRVMSGAKYSLGVAFIILSIAVVVGTVVGLIAGYVGGLVDELLMRLTDLFLAFPALVLAMAIAATLGRNLQNTVIALTAVYWPWYARLVRGQVLWLKEREFVEAARAIGATPLRILWRHILPNTLAVIIVQVTLDIGYAVLATSGLSFLGLGAQPPTPEWGTMIAGARTFFREAWWYITFPGLALTLTVLGFNLLGDGLRDFLDPRTRRR encoded by the coding sequence ATGGAGCGGACGACGGTCGCACCGACCCGAACGATCAGGATCGCTGGCGAGCGCCCCGCGCGGCGCCGGACCGCGTTCGGTGCCGTTCGGGAGTTCCTGGCTCAGAGTCCATTGAACGTCATCGGTGTCGTGTTGATCGGCATCTTCCTTTTCCTCGTCGTCTTCGGTAGTGCGCTCGCTCCGCATGACCCGGTGCAACCGAACATTGTGGTGAAGCTGCAGCCGCCTTCGTCCACCTACTGGTTCGGTACCGACGAACTCGGCCGCGACGTCTTGAGCCGGGTGATGAGCGGCGCCAAATACTCGCTCGGCGTCGCCTTCATCATCCTCTCCATCGCGGTCGTCGTCGGCACCGTGGTGGGACTGATCGCGGGCTATGTCGGTGGCCTCGTCGACGAGCTCCTGATGCGCCTCACCGATCTCTTCCTGGCCTTTCCGGCTCTGGTACTCGCCATGGCGATCGCTGCGACGCTCGGACGAAACCTGCAGAACACGGTGATCGCGCTCACTGCCGTCTACTGGCCGTGGTACGCGCGTTTGGTCCGCGGACAAGTCCTCTGGCTCAAGGAACGCGAGTTCGTCGAAGCGGCAAGGGCGATCGGGGCGACACCGCTCCGGATTCTCTGGCGGCACATTTTGCCGAACACGCTCGCGGTGATCATCGTCCAAGTGACGCTCGACATCGGCTACGCCGTGCTAGCGACCTCCGGCCTCTCCTTTCTCGGCCTCGGCGCCCAGCCGCCGACCCCGGAATGGGGTACCATGATCGCTGGTGCTCGCACGTTCTTCCGCGAAGCCTGGTGGTACATCACGTTCCCTGGGCTCGCGCTCACCTTGACGGTGCTGGGCTTCAACCTGCTCGGCGACGGACTGCGTGACTTTCTCGATCCGCGCACGCGACGACGGTAG
- a CDS encoding ABC transporter permease — protein sequence MVVRLILRRLFFLVFVLLGLSLITFTLSHVVPRDPARIIAGPRASPEAVEKIRQEYGLDQPLWRQYVRYLSGLVHFDFGKSLTSRRPVSEDLARYLPATIELALYSMAFAVVLGIPLGVLSAVRRNSLLDLVGRTISILGLSVPSFWLALVLQFFLFAQLGLLPDGQRLPVGVREPPRITGLYTVDALLHGNVGLFLLALKHLLMPSVVLGLAAVAIVTRMVRSGMLEVLGQDYIRTARAKGLQSHTVILRHALKNALLPAVTVIGLQFGLLMGGAVLVEIIFSWPGIGRYAFQAIQNFDYNAVISVTLVIGAAYVFVNLLVDIVYVLLDPRIRVT from the coding sequence ATGGTCGTTCGTCTGATCCTGCGGCGACTCTTCTTTCTCGTCTTCGTGCTGCTGGGACTCTCGCTGATCACCTTCACCCTCTCGCATGTCGTCCCGCGCGATCCAGCACGGATCATCGCTGGCCCGCGGGCGAGTCCCGAAGCGGTCGAGAAGATCCGCCAGGAATACGGGCTGGACCAGCCGCTCTGGCGACAGTACGTCCGCTACCTCAGCGGGCTTGTCCACTTCGATTTCGGTAAGTCCTTGACCTCGCGGCGGCCTGTTTCCGAAGACCTCGCTCGCTACCTCCCGGCCACGATCGAGCTGGCGCTCTATTCGATGGCCTTCGCGGTCGTCCTCGGCATCCCGCTCGGTGTGCTCTCGGCCGTGCGGCGAAACTCGCTTCTCGATCTCGTCGGCCGCACCATCTCGATCCTCGGTCTTTCGGTACCCTCGTTTTGGCTGGCGCTCGTCTTGCAGTTCTTCCTCTTCGCGCAACTCGGCCTGCTACCTGACGGCCAACGACTCCCGGTCGGGGTCCGCGAGCCCCCGCGCATCACGGGACTCTACACCGTCGACGCGCTGCTCCACGGCAACGTCGGCCTCTTTCTCCTCGCCCTCAAGCACCTGCTGATGCCCTCCGTCGTCCTGGGGCTCGCCGCGGTGGCCATCGTCACCCGCATGGTCCGATCCGGCATGTTGGAGGTGCTCGGTCAGGATTACATCCGCACCGCGCGGGCCAAGGGGCTCCAGTCCCACACGGTCATCCTCCGCCACGCCCTCAAGAACGCCCTGCTGCCGGCCGTCACCGTCATCGGACTGCAGTTCGGCCTCTTGATGGGTGGAGCGGTCCTCGTGGAGATCATCTTCTCCTGGCCAGGGATCGGTCGCTACGCCTTCCAGGCGATCCAGAATTTCGACTACAACGCTGTCATCTCGGTCACGCTCGTCATCGGTGCCGCCTACGTCTTCGTCAACCTCCTCGTCGATATCGTGTATGTCCTGCTCGATCCACGGATCCGGGTGACCTGA
- a CDS encoding CocE/NonD family hydrolase, translating to MLRHLAIPVRDGTTLRADVYLPADGRGPWPVVVEYLPYRKDDLTAARWNVPVALAQRGIAAVRLDVRGTGSSEGLASDEYSEAEIADGCEALAWLAGQPWCNGQLGLWGTSYGAFNALQIAMRRPAPLAAIVAHAGSDDRYATDVHYWGGCLQALELLSYPLWMIAMNGLPPDPEIPGLDWLGQWRRRLEATEPWLFHWLRHQRRDRYWLRGSVAADYDAIACPVFVISSWHDGYTDAAWRMLEHLAVPRRGLIGPWTHQRPDASPIGPRIDFLHELVTWWQQWFAGDTPEDVPLVRFYLQDAYRPERFPRSIPGQWLASDRWPPPGIEERTWYATSRRSLSPSPQFGSTVLPFFNDVRVGAAGPTWCPTEPPDSLADDQRLDDLFALTFESEPLPEPLTILGIPVLRAETTAASPVAFLCVRLSHLWPDGAATLVTRGALNLTRRNGLDRCDRLVPGEWMTVTVPLKACAYRIPAGHRLRLSLSGADFPTLWPAPFRTAQWVRVGGRALELRLPVLTDLSQLATVSFEPPTVLPTTAETQSDRPTLETFTDHIAHRTGIRRSTESIVRPVGRAITASERTDLELWADIDEPARCFASGQQRFRIDWRTGTAETVARLSLTSSADRLSLVVELEASWNSQLVAARRWSETFERDAL from the coding sequence GTGCTCCGCCACCTTGCGATTCCTGTGCGGGACGGCACGACACTCCGTGCCGACGTCTACCTTCCCGCCGACGGCCGTGGACCGTGGCCCGTCGTCGTCGAATACCTTCCCTATCGCAAGGACGACCTGACTGCAGCGCGATGGAACGTCCCGGTGGCGCTGGCCCAGCGAGGCATCGCGGCAGTCCGCCTCGACGTGCGCGGCACCGGCTCGTCGGAAGGACTCGCGAGCGACGAGTACAGCGAAGCGGAAATCGCTGACGGATGCGAGGCGCTCGCCTGGCTCGCCGGGCAACCGTGGTGCAACGGTCAGCTCGGACTCTGGGGCACGTCGTACGGTGCCTTCAATGCGTTACAGATCGCGATGCGCCGTCCTGCCCCGCTCGCAGCGATCGTCGCACACGCTGGAAGCGACGACCGCTACGCGACCGATGTCCACTACTGGGGTGGCTGCCTGCAGGCACTCGAACTCCTGAGTTATCCGCTGTGGATGATCGCGATGAATGGGCTGCCACCAGATCCCGAGATACCCGGCCTCGACTGGCTGGGACAGTGGCGGCGAAGACTCGAAGCGACTGAACCCTGGCTCTTCCACTGGCTCCGCCACCAACGCCGCGACAGGTACTGGCTACGCGGCTCGGTCGCCGCCGACTACGACGCGATCGCCTGCCCGGTTTTCGTCATCAGTAGCTGGCACGACGGGTACACCGATGCTGCCTGGCGCATGTTGGAGCATCTCGCAGTGCCACGACGCGGGCTCATCGGTCCGTGGACGCACCAGCGCCCTGATGCCAGCCCGATCGGCCCTCGCATCGACTTCCTGCACGAACTCGTCACCTGGTGGCAACAGTGGTTCGCCGGAGACACACCCGAAGACGTGCCTCTGGTACGTTTCTACCTGCAGGACGCCTACCGCCCCGAACGGTTCCCCCGTTCCATACCGGGGCAGTGGCTCGCCAGTGATCGCTGGCCGCCACCGGGTATCGAGGAACGCACGTGGTATGCGACGAGTCGCCGATCCCTCAGTCCGTCACCGCAGTTCGGGAGCACGGTCTTGCCATTCTTCAACGATGTCCGAGTCGGCGCAGCCGGTCCTACCTGGTGTCCGACCGAGCCTCCCGACTCCCTGGCCGACGACCAGCGACTCGACGACCTCTTCGCCCTTACCTTCGAGAGCGAGCCGTTACCCGAGCCGCTCACGATCCTCGGTATACCGGTCCTGCGTGCCGAAACGACCGCCGCAAGCCCGGTAGCCTTCCTCTGTGTCCGGTTGAGCCATCTCTGGCCGGACGGAGCTGCCACCCTCGTCACCCGTGGGGCACTCAACCTGACGCGACGCAATGGTCTCGACCGCTGCGACCGTCTGGTACCTGGCGAGTGGATGACGGTCACGGTACCGCTCAAGGCATGCGCGTACCGTATCCCAGCCGGACACCGCCTCCGCCTCTCGCTGAGCGGCGCGGACTTCCCGACACTCTGGCCGGCACCCTTTCGCACCGCGCAGTGGGTTCGCGTCGGCGGTCGAGCACTGGAGCTGCGTCTTCCCGTCCTCACCGATCTCAGCCAGCTTGCAACGGTCTCCTTCGAGCCACCGACAGTGCTTCCCACAACCGCGGAGACGCAGTCGGACCGTCCGACGCTCGAAACGTTCACCGACCATATCGCGCATCGCACTGGCATTCGGCGATCTACGGAGAGTATCGTTCGTCCTGTCGGCCGAGCGATCACAGCCAGCGAGCGCACCGATCTCGAACTGTGGGCCGATATCGACGAGCCTGCTCGCTGTTTTGCATCCGGTCAACAACGGTTCCGGATCGATTGGCGAACCGGAACAGCCGAGACCGTTGCCAGACTCTCGCTCACGAGTTCGGCCGACCGACTGTCTCTCGTCGTCGAACTCGAGGCATCCTGGAACAGCCAGCTGGTCGCAGCACGCCGCTGGAGCGAAACGTTCGAGCGCGATGCACTGTGA
- a CDS encoding FAD-dependent oxidoreductase, producing MAIRPERIVIVGGDAAGMSAAAQLRRMRPEVEIVAFERGHHTSYALCGLPYYVAGYVDDTAQLVARTPEAHRRNGIDVRLRTEVVALDLERREVVAYDHERHREYREPFDQLVLATGARPRRLALPGRDAAGIFTLHSLEDAEALATWLQQERPRRAVVVGGGYIGIEAAEAFRARGLETTLIEAAPHVMPLLDPDMAELVEQALRADQVTVLTGTPVEAFATRNGRVTGVLTPHGEVPADVVVIGIGVEPNSDLARDAGIALGDRNAIHVDQHCRTSVPGVWAAGDCADAYHRLLGRSVYFPLGTTANKQGRICGLNLGGRPARFPGIVGTAITRFGETEIARTGLSEREARESGFSIVVGNARSTTRSGYFPGASWMTVKMVAEEGTGRLLGAQIVGGPGAGKRIDTVATALTAGMTLEEFIYLDLAYAPPFSPVWDPVVVAARKLAREV from the coding sequence ATGGCCATTCGACCCGAACGCATCGTCATCGTCGGTGGTGATGCGGCCGGTATGAGCGCCGCCGCACAACTGCGCCGGATGCGCCCGGAGGTCGAGATCGTCGCGTTCGAGCGCGGTCATCACACGTCATACGCCCTCTGCGGTCTCCCCTACTACGTGGCTGGTTACGTGGACGACACGGCGCAGCTCGTCGCGCGGACACCCGAGGCGCACCGTCGCAACGGCATCGATGTCCGGCTGCGCACCGAAGTCGTGGCGCTCGATCTCGAGCGTCGCGAAGTCGTCGCCTACGATCACGAACGACATCGGGAGTATCGCGAGCCGTTCGACCAGCTGGTTCTGGCGACCGGTGCCCGCCCCCGCCGGCTGGCGCTGCCGGGACGGGACGCTGCTGGCATCTTCACCCTGCACAGCCTCGAAGACGCGGAGGCGCTCGCCACTTGGCTCCAGCAGGAGCGACCCCGACGGGCCGTGGTGGTCGGTGGAGGCTACATCGGTATCGAAGCAGCCGAGGCCTTCCGAGCTCGCGGGCTCGAAACGACACTCATCGAGGCCGCTCCACATGTCATGCCGCTGCTCGATCCGGACATGGCCGAACTCGTCGAGCAGGCCCTTCGTGCCGACCAGGTCACCGTCCTCACCGGAACACCGGTCGAAGCCTTCGCGACCAGGAATGGCCGCGTGACGGGCGTTCTGACCCCGCATGGCGAGGTTCCAGCCGACGTCGTCGTCATCGGGATCGGTGTCGAGCCCAACAGCGACCTCGCCCGCGATGCTGGTATCGCGCTCGGCGACCGCAACGCGATCCACGTCGACCAGCACTGCCGCACTTCCGTGCCCGGTGTGTGGGCAGCCGGGGACTGTGCGGATGCGTATCACCGCCTGCTCGGTCGCTCCGTGTACTTCCCGCTGGGGACGACCGCGAACAAGCAGGGGCGCATCTGCGGACTGAATCTCGGCGGACGCCCGGCCCGTTTCCCGGGTATCGTGGGCACCGCGATCACGCGCTTCGGTGAGACCGAGATCGCACGCACCGGCCTCAGCGAGCGCGAGGCACGCGAAAGCGGTTTTTCGATCGTCGTCGGCAACGCACGCTCGACGACCCGCTCGGGCTACTTCCCCGGTGCCAGCTGGATGACGGTCAAAATGGTCGCCGAAGAGGGAACCGGACGCCTGCTCGGTGCCCAGATCGTCGGTGGCCCGGGTGCTGGGAAACGGATCGACACCGTCGCGACGGCACTGACGGCCGGCATGACGCTCGAGGAATTCATCTATCTCGACCTCGCCTACGCGCCACCCTTCTCGCCCGTCTGGGATCCGGTCGTCGTCGCTGCGCGCAAGCTCGCCCGCGAGGTATGA
- the rsmG gene encoding 16S rRNA (guanine(527)-N(7))-methyltransferase RsmG: MSGTTIELDLVRRALERLGEPFSPERERAFCRYAELLLEWNQRVNLTGLEDWPSIERRLIVESLALLPWVDRACNGVPTCRMIDVGSGAGVPGIPLALVRPQLAVTLLDATAKKVRFLEHVVQELRLQHVRPIHERAETLAHRPDHRGRYDLATARALAHLATALELTLPFLRPGGLALFPKGTEIEQELAESRSALDQLGGELLAVDSLPLADLGGTASTIVVVRAARACPPRFPRRPGIPAKRPLQ; encoded by the coding sequence GTGAGCGGGACGACGATCGAACTCGATCTGGTGCGGCGAGCCCTCGAGCGGCTCGGAGAGCCGTTCTCGCCGGAGCGCGAGCGCGCTTTTTGCCGGTACGCGGAGCTCCTCCTCGAGTGGAACCAGCGCGTCAACCTCACCGGGCTGGAGGACTGGCCATCGATCGAGCGACGACTCATCGTCGAATCGCTCGCGTTGCTCCCGTGGGTGGATCGGGCTTGCAACGGCGTTCCGACCTGTCGGATGATCGACGTCGGCAGCGGTGCCGGAGTTCCTGGCATCCCGCTCGCGCTGGTGCGTCCGCAGCTCGCGGTCACGCTGCTCGATGCGACTGCCAAAAAGGTGCGGTTCCTCGAGCACGTCGTTCAGGAACTCAGGCTCCAGCACGTGCGACCGATCCACGAGCGCGCCGAAACGCTCGCCCACCGCCCTGACCACCGGGGACGCTACGATCTCGCGACAGCCCGGGCACTCGCGCACCTCGCGACGGCGCTCGAACTCACGCTCCCATTCCTGCGACCGGGTGGGCTGGCCCTCTTTCCGAAGGGTACCGAGATCGAGCAGGAACTCGCCGAGAGTCGCTCAGCGCTCGACCAGCTGGGGGGCGAGCTGCTGGCGGTCGACTCGTTACCCCTCGCCGACCTCGGCGGCACAGCGAGTACCATCGTCGTCGTGCGAGCCGCCCGGGCGTGTCCGCCACGATTCCCCCGACGTCCCGGGATTCCGGCCAAACGCCCACTACAGTAA
- the dxs gene encoding 1-deoxy-D-xylulose-5-phosphate synthase yields MYLERIDSPQDLKRLTLPELEKLAEEIREAIIEVVLGKTGGHFAPNLGTVELTLALHYVFDSPHDKVVWDVGHQAYPHKLVTGRRDRFHTIRQEGGLSGFLQREESPHDQFGAGHASTSISAALGMAVAGKLRGERYHTVAVIGDGALTGGMAYEALNHAGALQVPLIVVLNDNEMSIAPNVGALAKYLTRIRTDARYRHAKAEVERLLRRLPQGERLVELSHRFLDGLKEVVYRTMIWEELGFTYIGPIDGHNLRELIETFQLVKTIPGPVFVHVLTVKGKGYQPAEHDPFKHHSAAVKVPGAPPSPPRYQDVFGETLVQLAAKDERIVAITAAMPDGTGLLPFAAAYPDRFVDVGIAEQHAVTFAAGLATQGLRPVCAIYSTFLQRAYDQVIHDVCIQKLPVVFVMDRAGLVGEDGRTHHGVFDVAYLRCVPNMVLMAPKDEDELRHMLATAIAYEDGPIALRYPRGSGVGVPLLGEPRILPIGRAELLREGPDVAIVALGATVLPAERAADILAEQGIRATVINARFVKPLDRSLILDAARECGCLVTVEEAQLAGGFGSAVLETLNDADLRLPVLRIGLPDRFFDHASQASLRRQAGIDAESIASRTLAFLATHGRIGTATTHEQ; encoded by the coding sequence ATGTACCTGGAGCGGATCGACAGTCCGCAGGATCTCAAGCGCCTGACGCTCCCGGAACTCGAGAAGCTCGCTGAGGAGATCCGTGAGGCGATCATCGAGGTCGTCCTCGGCAAGACCGGCGGCCACTTCGCTCCGAATCTCGGTACGGTCGAACTGACGCTGGCTCTCCACTACGTATTCGATTCTCCGCACGACAAGGTCGTTTGGGACGTCGGCCACCAGGCCTACCCGCACAAGCTGGTGACCGGTCGTCGTGACCGGTTCCATACCATTCGCCAGGAAGGTGGACTGAGCGGATTTCTGCAACGCGAGGAAAGCCCGCACGACCAGTTCGGCGCCGGGCACGCCTCGACGTCGATCTCCGCAGCACTCGGCATGGCGGTCGCCGGGAAACTCCGCGGCGAGCGCTATCACACGGTCGCAGTCATCGGCGACGGTGCGCTGACCGGCGGGATGGCCTACGAGGCGCTCAACCATGCTGGGGCGCTCCAGGTCCCGCTCATCGTCGTCCTCAATGACAACGAAATGTCGATCGCGCCCAACGTCGGTGCGCTCGCCAAGTACCTCACGCGCATCAGGACCGACGCGCGCTACCGCCATGCCAAAGCCGAGGTCGAGCGCCTGCTGCGCCGGCTTCCCCAAGGCGAGCGATTGGTCGAACTGTCGCACCGGTTCCTCGACGGTCTCAAGGAAGTCGTCTACCGGACGATGATCTGGGAGGAACTCGGGTTCACCTACATCGGCCCGATCGATGGGCACAATCTCCGCGAGCTGATCGAAACCTTCCAGCTCGTCAAGACGATACCCGGTCCGGTCTTCGTGCACGTCCTCACGGTAAAAGGCAAGGGCTACCAGCCTGCGGAACACGATCCGTTCAAGCACCATAGTGCAGCAGTCAAGGTCCCGGGTGCACCGCCGAGTCCGCCCCGCTACCAGGACGTCTTCGGCGAGACGCTCGTCCAGCTAGCTGCCAAGGACGAGCGTATCGTGGCGATCACCGCCGCGATGCCGGACGGCACCGGCCTCCTCCCCTTCGCCGCCGCCTACCCTGACCGCTTCGTCGACGTGGGGATCGCCGAGCAACATGCCGTGACCTTCGCTGCTGGGCTGGCGACGCAGGGCTTGCGGCCGGTCTGTGCGATCTATTCGACGTTCCTCCAGCGTGCCTACGACCAAGTCATCCACGACGTCTGCATCCAGAAGCTCCCGGTCGTCTTCGTGATGGACCGTGCCGGTCTCGTCGGCGAGGACGGGCGCACCCACCATGGCGTCTTCGACGTCGCCTATCTCCGGTGTGTCCCGAACATGGTCCTCATGGCCCCCAAGGACGAAGACGAACTCCGCCACATGTTGGCCACTGCCATCGCCTACGAGGACGGGCCGATCGCCCTCCGCTACCCGCGGGGAAGTGGCGTGGGTGTGCCGTTGCTCGGCGAACCACGCATCCTGCCGATCGGCCGGGCCGAGCTCCTCCGCGAGGGACCTGACGTCGCGATCGTGGCCCTCGGCGCGACGGTACTTCCGGCCGAACGTGCAGCCGACATCCTCGCCGAACAGGGCATCCGGGCGACCGTGATCAACGCCCGCTTCGTCAAGCCGCTCGACCGCTCGCTCATCCTCGATGCCGCGCGGGAATGCGGTTGCCTGGTCACTGTCGAGGAAGCGCAGCTCGCCGGTGGCTTCGGTAGCGCGGTGCTCGAGACACTCAACGACGCCGATCTGCGCCTACCAGTGCTGCGCATCGGGCTACCCGACCGGTTCTTCGACCACGCATCGCAGGCATCGCTCCGGCGGCAAGCTGGCATCGACGCGGAATCGATCGCCAGCCGGACACTCGCTTTCCTGGCCACGCACGGTCGCATCGGTACCGCTACGACGCACGAGCAGTGA